In one Thermaerobacter sp. PB12/4term genomic region, the following are encoded:
- a CDS encoding YebC/PmpR family DNA-binding transcriptional regulator, giving the protein MAGHSKWANRKHRKARQDAKKGKIFSKLAREIITAVRQGGGDPEANPRLRLALERARQFSMPAENIERAIKRGLGESDAESYEELIYEGYGPGGVALMLEILTDNRNRSAGEIRHIFAKHGGNLGESGCVAWMFDRKGVITVPAQGAPAEDDLLLLAVEAGAEDLKAEDGSFMIYTDPDDLHRVREALEKAGVPVEDAGLRMVPKTEVKVEGKEAEQLLRLLDALEDHDDVQEIYGNFELPDELLVES; this is encoded by the coding sequence ATGGCCGGGCACTCCAAGTGGGCCAACCGCAAGCACCGCAAGGCTCGGCAGGACGCGAAGAAGGGGAAGATCTTCTCCAAGCTGGCCCGGGAGATCATCACCGCCGTGCGGCAGGGCGGCGGGGATCCGGAGGCCAATCCCCGCCTGCGCCTGGCGCTGGAACGGGCGCGCCAGTTCAGCATGCCGGCGGAGAACATCGAGCGGGCCATCAAGCGCGGTCTGGGCGAGTCCGATGCGGAGAGCTACGAAGAACTCATCTACGAAGGCTACGGACCCGGCGGCGTGGCCCTCATGCTGGAGATCCTGACCGACAACCGCAACCGCAGCGCCGGCGAGATCCGGCACATCTTCGCCAAGCATGGCGGCAACCTGGGCGAGAGCGGGTGCGTGGCCTGGATGTTCGACCGCAAGGGCGTGATCACCGTCCCTGCCCAGGGAGCGCCGGCGGAAGACGACCTGCTGCTCCTGGCCGTGGAGGCCGGGGCCGAGGACCTGAAGGCCGAGGACGGCAGCTTCATGATCTACACCGATCCCGATGACCTGCACCGGGTCCGGGAGGCGCTGGAAAAGGCCGGCGTGCCGGTGGAAGATGCCGGGCTGCGCATGGTCCCCAAGACCGAGGTGAAGGTGGAGGGCAAGGAGGCGGAGCAGCTGCTCCGCCTGCTGGATGCCCTGGAGGACCACGACGACGTCCAGGAGATTTACGGCAACTTCGAACTGCCCGACGAGCTGCTGGTGGAATCCTGA
- the ruvC gene encoding crossover junction endodeoxyribonuclease RuvC, with protein MQVLGIDPGTATMGFGVVAVAGTTLVPVTYGVIRTPASQPPAQRLAAIYRDLQELLRRYQPQAMAVERLFLQKNRSSALHVGQARGVALLAAAQAGLPVHEYAPHEVKQAVVGYGRASKVQVQRMVQALLGLARPPVPDDAADALAVAVCCLHAQTSAWAGTGAPGRGGSRSLPAGGAAPFQRGAIR; from the coding sequence TTGCAGGTGCTGGGCATCGACCCGGGGACGGCGACCATGGGCTTCGGCGTCGTGGCGGTGGCCGGTACCACCCTGGTGCCCGTGACGTATGGCGTGATCCGCACGCCGGCGAGCCAGCCCCCGGCTCAGCGCCTGGCCGCCATCTACCGGGATCTCCAGGAGCTGCTCCGCCGCTACCAGCCCCAGGCGATGGCGGTGGAGCGCCTGTTCCTCCAGAAGAACCGGTCCAGCGCCCTGCACGTGGGTCAGGCCCGGGGCGTTGCCCTGCTGGCAGCGGCCCAGGCGGGGCTTCCCGTCCACGAGTACGCTCCCCACGAGGTCAAGCAGGCGGTGGTGGGGTACGGCCGCGCCTCCAAGGTCCAGGTGCAGCGCATGGTGCAGGCGCTGCTCGGGCTCGCCCGGCCGCCCGTACCCGACGATGCCGCCGATGCCCTGGCGGTGGCCGTGTGTTGCCTGCATGCCCAGACCTCGGCCTGGGCAGGGACCGGGGCCCCGGGGCGGGGCGGATCGCGGAGCCTTCCGGCCGGCGGTGCGGCACCGTTCCAGAGGGGGGCGATCCGGTGA
- the ruvA gene encoding Holliday junction branch migration protein RuvA, whose product MIAFLRGELAGFHGDEAWIDVGGVGFRVAVSRQTQRRLPPVGEPVRLLTRLVVREDQWSLYGFATADEQAAFDALVAVSGVGPRVALSVLSVLTPEDLRRAVVLQDPALLTRVPGVGPKLARRLLTELRDRLGQPLAEDGATGGLAATGTAGAVPSPGAGEASPRDDALAALEALGYSRAEAEGALAAVAGQVEPGAPAAAWVRAALRALAGARAAGGAAR is encoded by the coding sequence GTGATCGCCTTCTTGCGCGGCGAGCTGGCCGGTTTCCACGGTGATGAAGCCTGGATCGACGTGGGCGGGGTGGGCTTCCGGGTAGCGGTCTCCCGCCAGACCCAGCGCCGGCTGCCGCCGGTGGGTGAGCCCGTGCGGCTCCTCACCCGGCTGGTGGTCCGGGAAGACCAGTGGTCCCTCTACGGCTTTGCCACGGCCGACGAGCAGGCGGCCTTCGACGCCCTGGTGGCCGTGTCGGGGGTCGGCCCGCGGGTGGCCCTCTCGGTGCTGTCGGTCCTGACCCCGGAAGACCTGCGGCGGGCCGTGGTCCTCCAGGATCCGGCCCTGCTGACCCGGGTGCCCGGGGTCGGGCCCAAGCTGGCCCGGCGGCTGCTGACGGAATTGCGCGACCGGCTGGGCCAGCCGCTGGCGGAGGACGGCGCCACGGGCGGCCTGGCCGCCACGGGCACGGCGGGCGCGGTCCCTTCGCCGGGCGCCGGCGAAGCCTCGCCCCGGGACGATGCCCTGGCGGCCCTAGAGGCCCTGGGTTACAGCCGCGCTGAGGCCGAGGGTGCCCTGGCGGCGGTGGCCGGCCAGGTCGAACCGGGCGCCCCGGCGGCGGCCTGGGTGCGGGCCGCCCTGCGGGCCCTGGCCGGCGCCCGAGCGGCGGGAGGTGCGGCCCGGTGA
- the ruvB gene encoding Holliday junction branch migration DNA helicase RuvB, which yields MIEEERVVSSRLQAGDAPLEAGLRPQSLDDFPGQERVKEKLSIYIQAARERGDALDHVLLYGPPGLGKTSLAQVIARELGVGFRMTSGPAIERAGDLAALLTNLNDRDVLFIDEIHRLPRPVEEILYPAMEDFALDLIIGKGPAARSLRIDLPRFTLVGATTRAGRLTGPLRDRFGVLLRLEYYRPEELTRIVLRAAGILGVAIDPEGAAEVARRARGTPRVANRLLRRLRDYAQVRAEGVITAEVARAGLDLMEVDPLGLDRADRRLLTVMAQHYGGGPVGLETLAAAIGEEPETIEDVYEPYLMQMGFLQRTPRGRVLARRAYEHLGLPVPAWLDAESPETGVRPGGTRAGSGPARSGAGSARDETGSAQQELPGLGL from the coding sequence GTGATCGAGGAAGAACGCGTGGTCTCCAGCCGCCTGCAGGCCGGCGATGCACCGCTGGAGGCGGGGCTGCGGCCCCAGTCCCTGGACGACTTCCCGGGCCAGGAAAGGGTCAAGGAGAAGCTTTCCATCTATATTCAGGCGGCCCGCGAGCGGGGCGACGCCCTGGACCACGTGCTGCTGTACGGCCCCCCCGGCCTGGGCAAGACGTCCCTGGCCCAGGTCATCGCCCGGGAGCTGGGCGTGGGCTTCCGGATGACCTCCGGCCCTGCCATCGAGCGGGCCGGTGACCTGGCCGCGCTCCTGACCAACCTGAACGACCGGGACGTCTTGTTCATCGACGAGATCCACCGGCTGCCGCGGCCGGTCGAGGAGATCCTCTACCCGGCCATGGAGGATTTCGCCCTGGACCTGATCATCGGCAAGGGCCCCGCCGCCCGGTCCCTGCGCATCGACCTGCCCCGCTTCACCCTGGTGGGTGCGACCACCCGGGCGGGACGGCTGACGGGTCCCCTGCGGGACCGCTTTGGCGTCCTGCTGCGCCTGGAGTACTACCGGCCCGAGGAGCTGACCCGGATCGTGTTGCGGGCCGCCGGCATCCTGGGGGTCGCCATCGACCCCGAAGGCGCCGCGGAGGTGGCCCGGCGGGCGCGAGGCACGCCGCGGGTGGCGAACCGGTTGCTGCGCCGGTTGCGGGATTACGCCCAGGTGCGGGCGGAGGGCGTCATCACCGCGGAGGTGGCCCGGGCGGGCCTGGATCTGATGGAGGTCGACCCGCTGGGCCTGGATCGGGCCGACCGGCGGCTGTTGACGGTCATGGCCCAGCATTACGGCGGCGGGCCGGTGGGGCTCGAGACCCTGGCCGCGGCCATCGGCGAGGAACCCGAAACCATCGAGGACGTCTACGAGCCCTACCTCATGCAGATGGGTTTCCTCCAGCGCACACCCCGCGGGCGGGTCCTGGCGCGCCGCGCTTACGAGCATCTGGGCCTGCCCGTGCCGGCCTGGCTGGACGCTGAAAGCCCGGAAACCGGGGTGCGGCCAGGCGGGACGCGGGCGGGCTCCGGCCCGGCCCGTAGCGGTGCGGGATCGGCCCGGGACGAAACCGGCAGCGCCCAGCAGGAACTGCCCGGGCTGGGCTTGTAA
- a CDS encoding DUF2905 family protein: protein MRTVGLTDIGRWLVFMGLGLAALGLLLWLAGRAGFGGLPGDIVIRRGNFTFFFPLASSLLLSLLLTLVLNLLFRGR from the coding sequence GTGAGGACCGTGGGGCTGACGGACATCGGACGCTGGCTGGTGTTCATGGGCCTGGGCCTGGCGGCCCTGGGGCTCCTTCTCTGGCTTGCTGGCCGGGCCGGCTTCGGCGGCCTGCCTGGGGATATCGTCATCCGGCGCGGAAACTTCACCTTCTTTTTTCCTCTCGCCAGCTCGCTGCTGTTGAGCTTGCTCTTGACCCTGGTGCTGAATCTGCTGTTCCGCGGGCGCTAG
- the sigI gene encoding RNA polymerase sigma factor SigI produces MHPSPLGTDQLIVQAKAGDEHARNELIRAYTPFVLKVASRVCGRYLHAGQDEEISIGLLAFNEAIDRFDDTRGNNFIAFAETVIKRRLIDHFRKQSAARAVVPFSDLETEDEEGHPVNQVDIQAALDQHALAEEAWERRQEILRFQQELALFGIRFSDLVENCPKHKDARDRAIQVARRLASVPAYREALLKNRTLPLRELAADPEVQASRKTLERQRKYIVAVALILIGDYVFLQEYLA; encoded by the coding sequence ATGCATCCAAGCCCCCTGGGGACGGACCAGCTAATCGTCCAGGCAAAGGCCGGGGATGAGCATGCCCGCAACGAGTTGATCCGGGCGTACACCCCCTTTGTGCTCAAGGTGGCCTCCCGCGTGTGCGGCCGCTACCTGCACGCCGGCCAGGACGAGGAGATCAGCATCGGCCTGTTGGCCTTCAACGAGGCCATCGACCGCTTTGACGACACCCGGGGCAACAACTTCATCGCCTTCGCCGAGACGGTGATCAAGCGCCGGCTCATCGACCACTTCCGCAAGCAGTCGGCGGCGCGGGCCGTGGTCCCCTTCAGCGACCTGGAGACCGAAGACGAGGAGGGCCACCCCGTCAACCAGGTGGACATCCAGGCTGCCCTGGACCAGCACGCCCTGGCGGAGGAAGCCTGGGAACGCCGGCAGGAGATCCTGCGCTTCCAGCAGGAGCTGGCCCTCTTCGGCATCCGCTTCAGCGATCTGGTGGAGAACTGCCCCAAGCACAAGGATGCCCGGGACCGGGCCATCCAGGTGGCCCGGCGCCTGGCATCGGTGCCGGCATACCGGGAGGCGCTGCTGAAGAACCGGACCCTGCCCCTGCGGGAACTGGCGGCCGACCCCGAGGTGCAGGCATCCCGCAAGACGCTGGAGCGCCAGCGCAAGTACATCGTCGCCGTTGCCCTGATCCTCATCGGCGATTATGTATTTCTCCAGGAATACCTGGCGTGA
- a CDS encoding anti-sigma factor domain-containing protein → MTTKAVVLEIDGDSAVVLREGGQFLRVPLRGRRWYVGQEVHLDLVVRRPYWRPLLAWAAAAALLVAVFSGFLVTPAAAGPASYVTVDLDPASVGLVTDPWAAVLGVEPLTEAAAALVDPVAWVGLPVDRVVVLLVERAARQESLLPGVVVIAAAPLDDGRRLPPAVRQAVARAQRGAAVVLRQRPEAVAAAVVAVDEPHLGPRLARLARQAGLSVFKTAAVLGAEVEALDRQGTGTALEPAVVGDLLARLASLPPEQVRRGWTGTGRPGQGGTGGPVAGPGGVARPGPDRSEEGPAAGAGNGGPGKGNPGGGHAAPGGGNAGNGRDRDAGGEGGAGAADVLAGLERVSALRQVLQDGILQVILPVNLLRSPDGGAEREPKREGKARGHRGDQDTAGGGEDKAGGRQAGHGGGAGGDSGPGAGPGKKAGAGHKPKERTGSGAPGTQVRPGLPGSSPVPSLPGWPRALPGGSGGTGGSGNGGSGAGSGSGGQGDGSIHLPLPLPGTGLGGSTRPAAGGGSGSTGTTAGSTGAGTGSGATSGDGGGGGPTAGTGTSGGTGSQAGSPGSTAGDTGTGPAGGGMLLDDLEGLVTCQDGGRLLGSLVGGITDPLLCR, encoded by the coding sequence GTGACGACAAAGGCGGTCGTGCTGGAAATCGACGGAGATAGTGCCGTCGTCCTGCGGGAGGGGGGCCAGTTCCTGCGGGTGCCCCTGCGCGGTCGCCGCTGGTACGTGGGCCAGGAGGTTCATCTGGACCTGGTGGTCCGGCGCCCCTACTGGCGCCCGCTGCTGGCCTGGGCGGCCGCGGCGGCTCTGCTGGTGGCCGTCTTCAGCGGCTTCCTGGTGACCCCGGCGGCGGCGGGTCCGGCAAGCTACGTCACCGTCGACCTGGATCCGGCCAGCGTCGGGCTGGTGACGGACCCCTGGGCGGCGGTGCTGGGGGTCGAACCCTTGACCGAGGCGGCGGCGGCCCTGGTCGACCCGGTGGCCTGGGTCGGCCTGCCGGTGGACCGGGTGGTGGTCCTGCTGGTGGAACGGGCCGCCCGGCAGGAAAGCCTTCTGCCCGGAGTGGTGGTGATCGCTGCCGCACCGCTGGATGATGGCCGGCGCCTGCCACCGGCTGTACGCCAGGCGGTGGCCCGTGCCCAGCGGGGTGCGGCCGTGGTGCTGCGCCAGCGGCCGGAGGCGGTGGCCGCCGCGGTGGTGGCCGTGGACGAGCCGCACCTGGGGCCCCGGCTGGCCCGGCTGGCGCGGCAGGCGGGGCTGTCGGTGTTCAAGACCGCGGCGGTCCTGGGGGCTGAGGTGGAGGCCCTCGACCGGCAGGGGACGGGTACGGCCCTGGAGCCCGCGGTGGTAGGGGACCTGCTGGCCCGCCTGGCCAGCCTGCCACCGGAGCAGGTGCGGCGGGGATGGACCGGCACCGGCCGGCCGGGGCAGGGAGGAACCGGCGGGCCCGTGGCGGGTCCCGGCGGCGTGGCCCGGCCCGGACCGGACCGCAGCGAAGAGGGACCCGCTGCGGGCGCGGGGAACGGGGGCCCGGGCAAGGGGAACCCCGGCGGCGGGCATGCTGCGCCCGGTGGCGGGAACGCCGGCAACGGGCGTGACCGGGATGCGGGCGGCGAGGGCGGTGCCGGGGCCGCGGACGTGCTGGCCGGCCTGGAGCGGGTGAGCGCCCTCCGCCAGGTGCTGCAGGACGGCATCCTGCAGGTGATCCTGCCCGTGAACCTCCTGCGCTCCCCGGACGGCGGGGCGGAACGGGAGCCGAAGCGCGAGGGCAAGGCCAGGGGACATCGCGGCGATCAGGACACCGCGGGCGGTGGGGAAGACAAGGCCGGGGGCCGCCAGGCAGGCCACGGCGGCGGTGCGGGAGGGGACTCCGGTCCGGGAGCCGGCCCGGGGAAGAAGGCCGGGGCCGGCCACAAGCCCAAGGAGCGGACGGGTTCCGGTGCTCCAGGTACCCAGGTTCGACCCGGGCTGCCGGGCTCGTCCCCGGTTCCTTCGTTGCCCGGGTGGCCGCGGGCCCTGCCCGGCGGGAGCGGCGGCACCGGAGGGAGCGGGAACGGTGGTTCGGGTGCGGGTTCTGGGAGCGGCGGGCAGGGGGATGGCAGCATCCACCTGCCCCTCCCCCTGCCCGGCACCGGCCTGGGCGGGTCCACCCGCCCGGCTGCGGGAGGCGGCTCCGGCAGCACCGGGACCACGGCGGGGTCCACCGGCGCCGGCACGGGGAGCGGAGCCACCAGCGGGGATGGAGGGGGCGGCGGCCCAACCGCGGGCACCGGCACGAGCGGCGGAACGGGCAGCCAAGCGGGGTCGCCGGGATCGACGGCCGGCGATACCGGCACGGGCCCAGCGGGTGGCGGGATGCTGCTGGACGACCTGGAGGGGCTGGTGACCTGCCAGGACGGGGGCAGGCTCCTGGGCTCCCTGGTGGGCGGCATCACCGATCCCTTGCTGTGTCGTTAA